In the genome of Caloenas nicobarica isolate bCalNic1 chromosome 37, bCalNic1.hap1, whole genome shotgun sequence, one region contains:
- the LOC136001064 gene encoding olfactory receptor 14J1-like, whose amino-acid sequence LHYGTLLGSRACVHMAAAAWATGFLHALLHTANTFSLPLCKGNAVDQFFCEIPQILKLSCSHAYLREVWLLVGTVCLTFGCFVFIVLSYVQIFRAVLRIPSEQGRHKAFATCLPHLAVVSLFVSTGIFAYLKPPSISSPSLDLVVSVLYALVPPEQTPLDQ is encoded by the exons ctgcactacgggaccctcctgggcagcagagcttgtgtccacatggcagcagctgcctgggccactgggtttctccatgctctgctgcacacggccaatacattttcactgccactgtgcaagggcaatgctgtggaccagttcttctgtgaaatcccccagatcctcaagctctcctgctcacatgcctacctcagggaagtttggcttcttgtaggtactgtctgtttaacttttggctgctttgtgttcattgtgctgtcctatgtgcagatcttcagggccgtactgaggatcccctctgagcagggacggcacaaagcctttgccacgtgccttcctcacctggccgtggtctccctgtttgtcagcactggcatatttgcctacctgaagcccccctccatctcctccccatccctggacctggtggtgtctgttctatacgcattggtgcctcca gaacaaaccccactggatcagtga